A window from Pan paniscus chromosome 14, NHGRI_mPanPan1-v2.0_pri, whole genome shotgun sequence encodes these proteins:
- the LOC129398497 gene encoding tubulin beta chain-like, which translates to MNMPSTPLAPTMGTATCSWSASTCTTTRPAVAGTCPALCSWIWSRAPWTLCARGPSGRSSGQTTSFPGKLLSCNSGGAGFICSTCRANGAFTSHVTLGPFCIMVVTTDDRIPGRRVTGCTVLQVSDTVVEPYNATLSVHQLMENMDETFCIDNEALYDICSKALKLPTPTYGDLNHLVSATMSGVTMCLRFPGQLNADLRKLAVNMVPFPRLHFFMPGFAPLTSRGSQQYWALTVAELTQQMFDAKNMMAACDPHHGHYLTAAAIFRGRMPMREVDEQMFNIQDKNSSYFADWLPNNVKTAVCDIPPRGLKMSATFIGNNTAIQELFTCVSEQFTAMFRRKAFLHWYTGEGMDEMEFTEAESNMNDLVPEYQQYQDATAEEEEDEECVEEEVA; encoded by the exons ATGAACATGCCATCGACTCCGCTGGCACCTACCATGGGGACAGCCACCTGCAGCTGGAGCGCATCAACGTGTACTACAACGAGGCCAGCG GTAGCAGGTACGTGCCCCGCGCTGTGCTCGTGGATCTGGAGCCGGGCACCATGGACTCTGTGCGCTCGGGGCCCTTCGGGCAGGTCTTCAGGCCAGACAACTTCATTTCCG GGGAAGCTGCTGTCCTGTAACTCTGGGGGAGCGGGTTTCATTTGCTCCACCTGCAGGGCGAATGGTGCTTTCACCTCACATGTGACACTTGGCCCTTTCTGCATTATGGTGGTGACCACTGATGACCGTATACCTGGCCGTCGAGTGACTGGCTGTACTGTCTTACAG GTGTCAGACACCGTGGTGGAGCCCTACAACGCCACCCTCTCAGTCCACCAGCTCATGGAAAACATGGATGAGACCTTCTGTATAGATAACGAAGCGCTATATGACATATGTTCCAAGGCCCTAAAACTGCCCACACCCACCTATGGTGACCTGAACCACCTGGTGTCTGCTACCATGAGTGGGGTCACCATGTGCCTGCGCTTCCCGGGCCAGCTGAATGCTGACCTGCGGAAGCTGGCCGTGAACATGGTTCCGTTTCCCCGGCTGCATTTCTTCATGCCCGGCTTTGCCCCACTGACCAGCCGGGGCAGCCAGCAGTACTGGGCCTTGACTGTGGCTGAGCTCACCCAGCAGATGTTTGATGCTAAGAACATGATGGCTGCCTGTGACCCCCATCACGGCCACTACCTAACGGCGGCTGCCATTTTCAGGGGTCGCATGCCCATGAGGGAGGTGGATGAACAGATGTTCAACATTCAAGATAAGAACAGCAGCTACTTTGCTGACTGGCTCCCCAACAACGTAAAAACAGCCGTCTGTGACATCCCACCCCGGGGGCTAAAAATGTCAGCCACCTTCATTGGGAATAATACGGCCATCCAGGAACTCTTCACATGTGTCTCAGAGCAGTTTACAGCAATGTTCAGGCGCAAGGCCTTCCTCCACTGGTACACAGGCGAGGGCATGGATGAGATGGAATTCACCGAGGCCGAGAGCAACATGAACGACCTGGTGCCTGAATATCAGCAATATCAGGATGCCacggcggaggaggaggaggatgaggagtgtGTTGAGGAGGAGGTGGCCTAG